In a single window of the Limnochorda sp. L945t genome:
- the aceB gene encoding malate synthase A: MSYQVPDGVELREPPVPGSESVLTPAALAFVAALARTFGQARQELLRRRADRLREVREGKGLDLRAGPAGEWKVASPPSDLVDRRVEITGPTDPKMIINALNSGAQVFMADFEDANAPTWANMVQGQAHLRQAVRRTLSYVAPDGRVYRLGSQPAVLSVRPRGWHLDEPGVWVDGRPVSASLFDFGLFAFHNARELLQRGSGPYFYLPKLEGAAEARLWNEVFEWSEQRLGLPSRSIRATVLIEHVLAALEMEGILYELRDRITGLNLGRWDYIFSFIKTFAHRPDRVLPDRALLTVPSTPFLRTASQLLVHVCHRRGAHAIGGMSAYIPRKDDPDANERALAQVRADKEREAGEGYDGAWVAHPGLVGVVREVFERAFPGPNQLERMSPAPERPEELLAIPDGPVTEAGLAGDIDVALRYLAAWLSGRGAVAIHHLMEDTATAEIARSQLWQWVRHRDFGALYRSARAEQLQRLRAEAGSSPAASGADGGDGGPLRLDEAAQLLDRLVLDPEFVEFLTIPGLAYLRGTHAGIAQERGRG, translated from the coding sequence TTGTCTTACCAGGTGCCGGACGGCGTGGAGCTCAGAGAACCACCCGTACCGGGGTCCGAGAGCGTGCTCACCCCGGCTGCCCTCGCTTTCGTGGCGGCACTGGCCAGGACGTTCGGGCAGGCCCGGCAGGAGTTGCTCCGTCGCCGCGCCGACCGGCTCCGAGAGGTGCGCGAAGGTAAAGGGCTCGACCTTCGGGCGGGCCCGGCGGGCGAGTGGAAGGTAGCGTCGCCCCCATCCGACCTCGTGGACCGGCGCGTCGAGATCACGGGTCCGACCGACCCGAAGATGATCATCAACGCCCTCAACTCGGGAGCCCAGGTCTTCATGGCCGATTTCGAGGACGCCAACGCCCCCACGTGGGCCAACATGGTGCAGGGGCAGGCCCACCTCCGGCAGGCCGTCCGCCGCACCTTGAGCTACGTCGCGCCCGACGGGCGGGTGTACCGGCTCGGCTCCCAACCGGCGGTCTTGAGCGTTCGGCCCAGAGGTTGGCATCTCGACGAGCCCGGAGTGTGGGTGGACGGCCGGCCCGTTTCCGCCTCGCTGTTCGACTTCGGGCTGTTCGCCTTCCACAACGCCCGGGAACTCCTGCAACGGGGCAGCGGCCCGTACTTCTACCTTCCCAAGCTCGAGGGCGCAGCGGAGGCCCGGCTGTGGAACGAGGTGTTCGAGTGGAGCGAGCAGCGCCTGGGCCTGCCGAGCCGCTCCATCCGGGCCACCGTGCTCATCGAGCACGTCCTGGCGGCGCTCGAGATGGAGGGGATCCTGTACGAGCTCCGGGACCGGATCACCGGGCTCAACCTCGGGCGGTGGGACTACATCTTCAGCTTCATCAAGACCTTTGCCCACCGGCCCGACCGAGTGCTGCCGGACAGGGCGCTCCTGACGGTGCCGTCCACGCCGTTCTTGCGCACGGCGTCGCAGCTGCTCGTCCACGTCTGCCACCGGCGCGGCGCCCACGCCATCGGCGGGATGTCGGCGTACATCCCGCGCAAGGACGACCCCGACGCCAACGAGCGGGCGCTCGCCCAGGTGCGGGCGGACAAAGAGCGGGAGGCGGGTGAGGGGTACGACGGCGCGTGGGTCGCGCACCCGGGGCTGGTCGGGGTGGTGCGGGAGGTCTTCGAGCGGGCCTTCCCGGGGCCCAACCAGCTCGAGCGGATGTCCCCGGCTCCGGAGCGCCCGGAGGAGCTGCTCGCGATTCCTGACGGGCCCGTCACCGAGGCGGGCCTCGCCGGCGACATCGACGTGGCGCTGCGCTATCTGGCCGCATGGCTGAGCGGCCGGGGGGCGGTGGCGATCCATCACCTGATGGAAGACACTGCCACGGCCGAGATCGCCCGGTCTCAGCTGTGGCAGTGGGTACGCCACCGGGACTTCGGGGCCCTCTACCGGTCCGCGCGAGCGGAGCAGCTGCAGCGCCTGCGGGCCGAGGCCGGCTCCTCGCCTGCCGCCTCGGGTGCGGACGGTGGCGACGGTGGCCCGTTGCGGCTCGACGAGGCGGCCCAGCTGCTCGACCGGCTGGTGCTCGATCCGGAGTTCGTCGAGTTCCTCACGATCCCCGGCCTGGCCTACCTGCGGGGAACTCACGCCGGCATCGCTCAGGAGAGAGGAAGGGGTTGA
- a CDS encoding response regulator transcription factor has product MNSGDAGKGQPGTAAEPARRVLVVDDDPLSRSALRSLLDTIPNVIVVGESSQASEAAQRVDSLQPDVVLIDIQMAGPNGLELTRSLVQRHPDLKVLMVSVLPEDPFAVEALKAGALGYLHKRDAGTHLEQALARVALGEVYLAPSVAPKLVRRLVHERVQGPSGQGLTPREREVLKLLAAGRSNKEIATALNVTPRTVKAHVSRILHKLHLDDRFQAALYALRSGIAPDPDAAAPPTEGVASRGGRSTEP; this is encoded by the coding sequence ATGAACAGCGGGGACGCAGGCAAGGGCCAACCGGGCACGGCCGCCGAGCCGGCGCGGAGGGTGCTCGTCGTGGACGACGACCCCCTCTCCCGCAGCGCGTTGCGTTCTTTGCTCGACACGATTCCCAATGTGATCGTGGTCGGCGAGAGCTCGCAGGCGTCGGAGGCAGCGCAGCGGGTCGACAGCCTCCAGCCGGACGTGGTGCTGATCGACATCCAGATGGCCGGCCCCAACGGCCTCGAGCTGACCCGGAGCCTGGTGCAACGGCACCCTGACCTCAAGGTGCTCATGGTGAGCGTGCTGCCCGAAGATCCGTTCGCGGTCGAGGCCCTCAAGGCAGGAGCGCTCGGCTACCTCCACAAACGAGACGCCGGCACGCACCTGGAGCAAGCCCTCGCCCGGGTGGCCCTCGGAGAGGTCTACCTGGCCCCGTCGGTGGCTCCGAAACTGGTGCGCCGCCTGGTCCACGAGCGTGTTCAGGGTCCGTCGGGTCAAGGACTCACCCCGAGGGAACGGGAGGTGCTGAAGCTCCTGGCCGCCGGCCGCAGCAACAAGGAGATCGCCACGGCGCTCAACGTGACGCCCAGGACCGTGAAGGCTCACGTGTCTCGGATTCTCCACAAGCTCCACCTGGACGACCGCTTCCAGGCGGCCCTGTACGCGCTGCGTTCGGGCATTGCGCCCGATCCGGACGCGGCGGCCCCTCCCACCGAGGGAGTAGCAAGCAGAGGGGGACGTTCCACGGAACCGTGA
- the menH gene encoding 2-succinyl-6-hydroxy-2,4-cyclohexadiene-1-carboxylate synthase: MTFRPQGAPGVRIAVNGLHLYVEASGPGPGTEPHDRTRPPLLLIHGFTGSTRTWQAHLGPLGQARGLAYAVDLVGHGRSDAPGEPSRYGFARVVEDLLGLMDRLEARVVDLLGYSMGGRVAMHLALAAPGRVRSLVVESASPGIEDPEERARRRAQDEELALLLEREGIRAFVERWESQPLFATQAALDPAVRDAVRADRLSQRPHGLAFALRGLGAGVQQPLWNALGGLRLPVLVLAGEKDARYRHLARRMGALVPGARVAVVEGAGHAVHLERPEAFRSLVLEFLAGVDAR, encoded by the coding sequence ATGACCTTCCGGCCCCAGGGCGCTCCCGGTGTTCGCATCGCGGTCAACGGGCTGCACCTCTACGTGGAAGCCTCAGGGCCGGGCCCGGGCACGGAGCCGCACGACCGGACGCGGCCGCCGCTCCTGCTGATCCATGGCTTCACGGGAAGCACCCGGACGTGGCAGGCCCACCTGGGGCCATTGGGCCAGGCGAGGGGCCTGGCGTACGCCGTGGACCTGGTCGGGCACGGGCGCTCCGACGCGCCCGGGGAGCCTTCCCGCTATGGCTTCGCCCGCGTGGTCGAGGACCTGCTCGGGCTGATGGACCGGCTCGAGGCGCGGGTGGTCGACCTGCTCGGCTACTCGATGGGAGGGCGGGTCGCCATGCACCTGGCGCTGGCCGCGCCCGGCCGGGTGCGCTCGCTGGTCGTGGAAAGCGCCTCGCCGGGGATCGAGGACCCCGAGGAACGAGCCCGCAGGCGGGCACAGGACGAGGAGCTGGCCCTGCTGCTCGAACGGGAGGGCATCCGCGCTTTCGTCGAACGCTGGGAGAGCCAGCCGCTCTTCGCGACCCAGGCCGCGCTCGATCCGGCCGTGCGGGACGCGGTGCGAGCCGACCGCCTCAGCCAGCGCCCTCACGGGCTCGCCTTCGCGCTCCGCGGCCTGGGCGCCGGAGTCCAGCAGCCTCTGTGGAACGCGCTGGGCGGGCTGCGCCTGCCGGTGCTGGTGCTCGCCGGCGAGAAAGACGCCAGGTACCGCCACCTGGCAAGGCGCATGGGTGCCCTCGTGCCCGGCGCGCGCGTGGCCGTGGTGGAGGGCGCCGGGCATGCCGTACATCTCGAGCGGCCCGAGGCGTTCCGGTCGCTCGTGCTGGAGTTTCTGGCCGGGGTGGACGCCCGCTAA
- the aceA gene encoding isocitrate lyase: MEERREGAGNGHVPQAGGPPADALAEQRRLEQRWVTDPRWSGIRRDHTAADVLRLRGSVRQEYTLARRGAERLWRLLQSEPYVATFGAMTGAQAVQMVRAGLQAIYVSGWQVAADANLAGQTYPDQSLYPSNSVPALVRRINQALLRADQIEWSERWPEAAGAALRRDWMAPIVADAEAGFGGPIHAFELTKALIEAGAAGVHFEDQLASEKKCGHMGGKVLVPASTFIRTLRAARLAADVLDVPTVLVARTDALSATLLTSDVDPADRPFLTGQRTSEGFYVVRGGLEAAIARGLAYAPYADMVWFETAKPDLGEARAFAEALHRQYPGKWLAYNCSPSFNWRRHLDAGTIARLQRELAAMGYRFQFVTLAGWHLVNFHTFQLARAYREEGMAAYVRLQDEEFAREADGYTATRHQREAGAGYFDLVALAVSGGEAATVALAGSTEAEQFGRPAGGHAA, from the coding sequence ATGGAGGAGCGTCGTGAAGGGGCGGGCAACGGCCACGTGCCGCAGGCGGGTGGGCCGCCGGCCGATGCCCTGGCCGAGCAGCGCCGCCTCGAACAACGGTGGGTCACCGATCCCCGCTGGAGCGGTATCCGGCGAGACCACACGGCGGCGGACGTCCTCAGGTTGCGCGGCTCCGTGCGGCAGGAATACACGCTGGCGCGGCGGGGGGCCGAGCGGCTCTGGCGCTTGCTCCAGAGTGAACCGTACGTGGCCACCTTCGGCGCCATGACGGGGGCGCAGGCGGTGCAGATGGTGCGAGCGGGCCTTCAGGCCATCTACGTGAGCGGGTGGCAGGTGGCGGCCGACGCCAATCTCGCCGGGCAGACCTACCCCGACCAGAGTCTCTATCCGTCCAACAGCGTGCCGGCCCTGGTGCGCCGCATCAACCAGGCGCTGCTTCGGGCCGACCAGATCGAGTGGTCGGAGCGCTGGCCCGAAGCGGCGGGCGCGGCGCTCCGGCGAGACTGGATGGCCCCCATCGTGGCCGACGCCGAGGCGGGCTTCGGCGGCCCGATCCACGCCTTCGAGCTGACCAAGGCACTCATCGAGGCGGGCGCCGCCGGCGTGCACTTCGAAGACCAGCTCGCCTCCGAGAAGAAGTGCGGCCACATGGGCGGGAAGGTGCTGGTGCCGGCATCCACGTTCATCCGCACGCTGCGGGCCGCGCGCCTGGCCGCCGATGTGCTGGACGTTCCTACGGTACTGGTGGCGCGGACCGACGCCTTGAGCGCCACCCTCCTGACGAGCGACGTCGACCCGGCCGATCGCCCCTTCCTGACGGGGCAGCGGACCTCGGAGGGGTTCTACGTGGTGCGGGGCGGCCTCGAGGCGGCCATTGCCCGGGGGCTCGCCTATGCGCCCTACGCCGACATGGTCTGGTTCGAGACGGCGAAGCCCGACCTGGGGGAAGCCCGGGCCTTCGCCGAAGCGCTGCACCGGCAGTACCCGGGCAAGTGGCTCGCCTACAACTGCTCGCCGTCGTTCAACTGGCGCCGCCATCTCGACGCGGGCACCATTGCACGGCTGCAACGGGAACTGGCCGCCATGGGATATCGGTTCCAGTTCGTGACGCTGGCCGGCTGGCACCTGGTCAACTTCCACACGTTCCAACTCGCCAGGGCGTACCGGGAGGAGGGCATGGCCGCGTACGTCCGGCTTCAGGACGAGGAATTCGCCAGGGAGGCCGACGGGTACACCGCGACACGTCACCAGCGGGAAGCCGGCGCGGGCTATTTCGACCTGGTCGCGCTGGCCGTGTCGGGCGGTGAGGCCGCCACGGTCGCCCTGGCGGGGTCGACGGAGGCGGAGCAGTTCGGGCGGCCGGCGGGCGGGCACGCCGCGTGA
- the menD gene encoding 2-succinyl-5-enolpyruvyl-6-hydroxy-3-cyclohexene-1-carboxylic-acid synthase: MNPAEVTYLYVRELVDALAASGLRHVCLAPGSRSTPLAMVLADHPGVRLWTHVDERSCAFFALGMARGLGEPVAVVCTSGTAAANFYPAVIEARYARVPLVVLTADRPPELRDVGASQAIDQLGLYGPHVKWFADAALPEASGRMLRYARVLATRAVRTAAAEPAGPVHLNFPFREPLVPQAPQAAGRDGPAARSTGSLRPVEGRRAADPAVLDDIARWIAGSPRPLFVLGPQEDPRLAALTSGFAARVGAPLLADPLSQARWGRHELRAVVDSYDLFLRDEALADRLRPTAILRLGAAPVSKALLGYLERLLDVPQVVVDPGGGWRDPALSATQVWPVDPVALLEGLSRYVETPEGPGNQPRAGVLQLQGRRQEERRAWLERWLALHRAARQAARRLLSESEGLSEARAIAELVRLLPDGSTLYAGNSMPVRDLDGFAEAGPREIRALGNRGASGIDGVVSSALGVAAVSKGPVALAIGDLSFYHDLNGLLAARLHSLSLTVLLLHNDGGGIFSLLPQADHPQHFEQLFGTPTGLDFRPAVEMYGGRFTRVASWGEFQRAVRQGLEAGGLSVVEVRTERSANAAHHRRLWDQVVQEVRGAVGLS; the protein is encoded by the coding sequence GTGAACCCGGCCGAGGTCACCTACCTCTACGTGCGTGAGTTGGTCGACGCCCTCGCCGCGTCGGGACTGCGCCACGTCTGCCTGGCGCCAGGATCGCGATCGACGCCGCTCGCGATGGTGCTGGCGGATCATCCGGGGGTGCGCCTCTGGACCCATGTCGACGAGCGCTCGTGCGCCTTCTTTGCGCTCGGCATGGCCAGGGGGTTGGGGGAGCCCGTCGCCGTCGTCTGCACGTCCGGCACCGCGGCCGCCAACTTCTACCCCGCCGTGATCGAGGCCCGGTATGCCCGGGTGCCGCTCGTGGTGCTGACGGCCGACCGCCCTCCGGAGCTGCGTGACGTGGGTGCCTCCCAGGCGATCGACCAGCTGGGCCTGTACGGGCCGCACGTCAAGTGGTTCGCGGACGCGGCCCTGCCGGAGGCCTCCGGCCGGATGCTGCGGTACGCCCGCGTGCTGGCGACCCGAGCCGTCCGGACCGCCGCGGCGGAGCCGGCAGGCCCCGTGCACCTCAACTTCCCTTTCCGGGAACCCCTGGTGCCGCAGGCGCCCCAGGCCGCCGGCCGCGACGGGCCGGCCGCCCGGAGCACGGGCTCCCTCAGGCCCGTCGAGGGCCGGCGAGCCGCGGACCCTGCCGTGCTCGACGACATCGCGCGGTGGATCGCGGGTTCGCCCCGGCCCCTTTTCGTGCTGGGCCCGCAGGAGGACCCCCGCCTGGCGGCGCTCACGAGCGGGTTCGCGGCCCGGGTGGGAGCGCCACTGCTGGCCGACCCTCTTTCCCAGGCCCGGTGGGGACGTCACGAGCTGCGAGCGGTGGTCGACAGCTACGACCTCTTCTTGCGGGACGAGGCGCTGGCGGACCGGCTACGCCCCACCGCCATCCTGCGCCTGGGAGCGGCACCGGTCTCCAAGGCGTTGCTCGGCTACCTGGAGCGCCTCCTCGACGTCCCCCAGGTGGTCGTGGATCCCGGGGGCGGGTGGCGGGATCCGGCGCTGTCGGCCACGCAGGTTTGGCCGGTGGATCCGGTGGCGCTGCTCGAGGGGCTATCCCGCTACGTGGAGACGCCGGAAGGGCCCGGCAACCAGCCACGCGCCGGCGTCCTGCAGCTGCAGGGGCGCCGCCAGGAGGAGCGCCGGGCCTGGCTGGAGCGCTGGCTCGCCCTGCACCGCGCAGCTCGCCAGGCGGCCCGGCGGCTGCTCTCAGAAAGCGAGGGGCTCTCCGAGGCCCGGGCGATCGCAGAGCTGGTCCGGTTGCTGCCCGATGGTTCGACTCTTTACGCCGGCAACAGCATGCCGGTACGTGACCTGGACGGCTTCGCAGAGGCCGGCCCCCGGGAGATCCGGGCGCTGGGCAACCGGGGCGCGAGTGGCATTGACGGGGTGGTCTCGAGTGCCCTGGGGGTCGCGGCGGTGAGCAAGGGGCCGGTGGCGCTCGCCATCGGGGATCTCTCCTTCTACCACGACCTCAACGGCCTGCTGGCCGCACGCCTGCACTCCCTCTCGCTCACGGTACTGCTCCTGCACAACGACGGCGGCGGCATCTTCTCCTTGCTGCCGCAGGCCGACCACCCGCAACACTTCGAGCAGCTGTTCGGCACGCCCACCGGGCTGGATTTCCGGCCTGCCGTGGAGATGTACGGAGGGCGTTTCACGAGGGTGGCGAGCTGGGGCGAGTTCCAACGCGCCGTGCGGCAGGGACTGGAGGCGGGCGGCCTGTCGGTGGTCGAGGTTCGCACCGAGCGCAGCGCCAACGCGGCCCACCACCGGCGGTTGTGGGACCAGGTCGTGCAGGAAGTGCGGGGGGCGGTGGGGCTCTCATGA
- a CDS encoding isochorismate synthase has translation MARAIHLAVEAARKQARALGHPVLASAVLPVGRLDPSAAFVGALSWPVHAPGPSRSAPGWQRFALAAGDEGPTIIGVGAEWTLTAAGDARFEEIQARFRRLVEVSTILRDGNGDLRDGHGDGHPAATGIVALGGFRYDPHRSPDAAWQQIADADFMIPRFLLTIPAGPEPALLTINLAVSASADAGLTASQAASQARALIEAISQGLAPQPPEVSQAPPPAPDDGARRWLRDDGADRWLHEVRLAVEAIREGRLSKVVLARALDVEAPGPLDPGRLFEALWGQCPGCARFALSYGGMWFIGASPERLAAVDAGGQVRSMALAGSTGRATRCHEDEALARALFDSPKERHEHRLVVDALREALAPLTESLQVPGTPRLLRLASVQHLHTPLAGRLRAGISVVDVVKALHPTPAVGGHPKAAALEWLRGHEEFDRGWYSAPIGWWDAQGNGDFWVAIRSARLEEARATLFAGCGIVADSRPESEWEESWLKLQPMLRVLEEGWRRGRIERTREPGRGHLPLRA, from the coding sequence TTGGCACGGGCAATCCATCTCGCGGTCGAGGCGGCAAGAAAACAGGCACGAGCGCTCGGACACCCGGTACTGGCCAGCGCGGTTTTGCCGGTGGGCCGTCTCGACCCGTCGGCCGCGTTCGTGGGCGCCCTCTCGTGGCCGGTACATGCCCCCGGGCCATCTCGTAGCGCTCCTGGATGGCAGCGCTTCGCCCTGGCCGCTGGCGACGAGGGGCCGACGATCATAGGCGTTGGCGCCGAGTGGACGCTCACGGCAGCAGGGGACGCCCGTTTCGAGGAGATCCAGGCCCGCTTCCGCCGCCTCGTGGAAGTGTCGACCATCCTTCGCGACGGCAACGGGGACCTTCGCGACGGCCACGGGGACGGCCATCCTGCTGCCACCGGCATCGTGGCGCTGGGCGGCTTCCGCTACGATCCGCACCGGTCACCCGATGCCGCCTGGCAGCAGATCGCCGACGCGGACTTCATGATCCCCCGGTTCTTGCTGACGATACCGGCGGGGCCGGAGCCGGCCTTGCTCACGATCAACCTGGCCGTTTCTGCTTCTGCCGATGCCGGCTTGACGGCCTCCCAGGCGGCCTCGCAGGCTCGTGCCTTGATCGAGGCCATCTCGCAAGGCCTGGCGCCCCAGCCGCCGGAGGTGTCGCAAGCTCCACCGCCAGCGCCCGATGACGGCGCACGACGGTGGCTGCGCGATGACGGCGCGGATCGCTGGCTGCACGAGGTGCGCCTTGCAGTCGAGGCCATCCGCGAAGGCCGCCTCTCGAAGGTGGTGCTGGCCCGGGCGCTCGACGTGGAGGCTCCCGGCCCCCTCGACCCGGGGCGCCTTTTCGAGGCGCTCTGGGGCCAGTGCCCCGGCTGCGCCCGCTTCGCGCTGTCGTACGGCGGGATGTGGTTCATCGGCGCGTCGCCGGAGCGGCTCGCGGCCGTCGACGCCGGCGGGCAGGTTCGTAGCATGGCGCTGGCCGGTTCCACGGGGCGGGCCACGCGCTGTCACGAAGACGAGGCGCTGGCCCGGGCGCTTTTCGACAGCCCGAAGGAGCGCCATGAGCACCGGCTCGTCGTCGACGCCCTGCGCGAGGCGCTCGCCCCCCTGACGGAGTCGCTGCAGGTGCCAGGCACCCCACGCCTGCTGCGGCTGGCCTCCGTCCAGCATCTGCACACCCCTCTCGCCGGGCGCCTGCGCGCCGGCATCTCCGTCGTGGACGTGGTGAAAGCCCTGCATCCCACGCCGGCGGTCGGTGGTCACCCGAAAGCGGCCGCCCTGGAATGGTTGCGGGGGCACGAGGAGTTCGACCGGGGCTGGTACTCGGCTCCCATCGGCTGGTGGGACGCTCAGGGCAACGGCGACTTCTGGGTCGCCATTCGCTCGGCGCGGCTGGAAGAGGCCCGGGCCACCCTCTTCGCCGGATGCGGCATCGTCGCCGACTCCCGCCCCGAGAGCGAGTGGGAGGAGTCGTGGCTCAAGCTCCAGCCCATGCTGCGCGTTCTCGAGGAAGGCTGGAGGCGAGGGAGGATCGAGCGCACCCGTGAACCCGGCCGAGGTCACCTACCTCTACGTGCGTGA
- a CDS encoding MFS transporter: MEARAGAHAAVVQARAHETTARLWHVIAASTGGTLIEWYDFYIYGSLATVIAGAFFPPGHPTAAFLATLATFATGFAVRPFGALVFGRIGDLVGRKYAFLVTLTIMGGSTMAIGLVPSYASIGLFAPLIVLLLRLLQGLALGGEYGGAAVYVAEHAPDGRRGFYTSFIQTTATLGLFVSLGVILAVRLSLPEADFNAWGWRVPFLLSSVLLALSLYMRVRLKESPLFSRLKQAGRTSRSPLRETGRNWKLMALALFGATAGQGVVWYTGQFYALYFLQNTLKVPFVTSNVIIAVALALGTPFFIFFGWLSDKVGRKPVMMAGNLLAVLTYYPIYQAMKAFSDPFNPVGLTLMVFLQVLYVTMVYGPIAAFLVELFPAKIRYTSLSLPYHLGNGWFGGFTPLIASSAVAATGNIYAGLVYPVAVAAMTFVVGTLLVKETHKVSIWEEVEGLEAAGAE; the protein is encoded by the coding sequence ATGGAGGCTCGGGCTGGAGCGCACGCAGCCGTGGTGCAGGCGCGAGCGCACGAGACCACCGCCAGGCTCTGGCACGTGATCGCCGCGTCGACGGGCGGCACGCTCATCGAATGGTACGACTTCTACATCTACGGCAGCCTGGCCACCGTCATCGCGGGAGCATTCTTCCCGCCCGGCCATCCCACGGCCGCGTTCTTGGCCACGCTGGCGACGTTCGCCACCGGGTTCGCCGTGAGGCCTTTCGGCGCGCTCGTGTTCGGGCGTATCGGCGACCTGGTGGGCCGTAAGTACGCCTTCTTGGTGACGCTCACCATCATGGGCGGTTCGACGATGGCCATCGGGCTCGTGCCGTCGTACGCATCCATCGGCCTGTTTGCGCCGCTCATCGTGTTGCTGCTCCGGTTGCTCCAGGGCCTGGCGCTGGGCGGCGAGTACGGCGGAGCGGCGGTCTACGTCGCCGAACATGCGCCCGACGGGCGGCGCGGCTTCTATACCAGCTTCATCCAGACGACGGCGACGCTGGGGCTCTTCGTCTCGCTGGGGGTCATCCTGGCGGTCCGGCTCTCCCTGCCGGAGGCGGACTTCAACGCCTGGGGCTGGCGCGTCCCCTTCCTGCTCTCGAGCGTGCTGCTCGCTCTCTCCCTGTACATGCGGGTGCGGCTCAAGGAGTCGCCGCTCTTCAGCAGGCTCAAGCAGGCCGGGCGCACCTCGCGCTCGCCCTTGCGGGAGACCGGGCGCAATTGGAAGCTGATGGCTCTCGCGCTGTTCGGCGCCACCGCGGGGCAAGGGGTGGTGTGGTATACCGGCCAGTTCTACGCCCTGTACTTCCTGCAAAACACGCTCAAGGTGCCGTTCGTGACCTCCAACGTGATCATTGCCGTGGCGCTGGCCCTCGGCACCCCGTTCTTCATCTTCTTCGGGTGGCTGTCCGACAAGGTGGGCCGCAAGCCGGTGATGATGGCCGGTAACCTGTTGGCGGTCCTCACGTACTATCCCATCTACCAGGCCATGAAGGCGTTCTCGGACCCCTTCAACCCGGTGGGCCTGACCCTCATGGTCTTCCTGCAGGTGCTCTACGTGACCATGGTCTACGGGCCCATCGCAGCGTTCCTGGTGGAGCTGTTCCCTGCGAAGATCCGCTACACGTCGCTCTCCTTGCCGTATCACCTCGGCAACGGGTGGTTCGGAGGGTTCACTCCGCTCATCGCTTCGTCGGCGGTGGCGGCCACGGGCAACATTTACGCCGGGCTCGTCTACCCGGTGGCCGTGGCGGCCATGACCTTCGTGGTGGGGACCTTGCTGGTCAAGGAGACCCACAAGGTCTCCATCTGGGAAGAGGTCGAGGGGTTGGAGGCGGCCGGCGCCGAGTAG
- the menB gene encoding 1,4-dihydroxy-2-naphthoyl-CoA synthase, with amino-acid sequence MAKITINRPEVRNAFRPETVMELMDAFAAARDDGSVGVVILTGAGKEAFCSGGDQRVRGEGGYVGADRIPRLNVLDLQRQIRTLPKPVIAMVAGWCIGGGNVLQLVCDLTIAADNAIFGQTGPQVGSFDGGYGAGLLARTVGQKKAREIWYLCRRYTAPEALQMGLVNAVVPLDQLEEETVRWAKEILAKSPTAIRVLKAAFNADTDGLAGIQELAGNATLLYYLTEEAKEGRNAFLEKRKPDFSRFPRLP; translated from the coding sequence ATGGCGAAGATCACCATCAACCGGCCCGAAGTGCGCAACGCCTTTCGGCCCGAGACGGTGATGGAGCTCATGGACGCTTTCGCGGCCGCCCGGGACGACGGGTCGGTGGGGGTGGTCATCCTCACCGGCGCGGGTAAGGAGGCGTTTTGTTCCGGAGGCGACCAGCGGGTGCGGGGCGAAGGGGGTTACGTGGGAGCCGACAGGATTCCGAGGCTCAACGTGCTCGACCTGCAGCGCCAGATCCGCACGCTCCCCAAGCCGGTCATCGCGATGGTGGCCGGCTGGTGCATCGGAGGCGGCAACGTGCTCCAGCTGGTCTGCGATCTCACCATCGCCGCGGACAACGCCATCTTCGGGCAGACGGGGCCCCAGGTCGGCAGTTTCGACGGTGGCTACGGGGCAGGCCTCCTGGCCCGCACGGTCGGCCAGAAGAAGGCCCGGGAGATCTGGTACCTCTGCCGGCGCTACACGGCCCCGGAGGCCCTGCAGATGGGCCTCGTCAACGCCGTGGTGCCCCTCGATCAGCTGGAAGAGGAGACGGTGCGGTGGGCCAAGGAGATCCTGGCCAAGAGCCCGACGGCGATCCGGGTGCTCAAGGCAGCGTTCAACGCCGATACGGACGGGCTCGCCGGCATCCAGGAACTGGCCGGCAACGCCACGCTCCTTTACTACCTCACCGAGGAAGCGAAGGAGGGGCGCAATGCGTTCCTGGAAAAGCGGAAGCCCGACTTCTCCAGGTTCCCCAGGCTCCCGTGA
- a CDS encoding universal stress protein — MTTVATMPRPLKGGKWVLRVLVAVDGSEGARKAVDVTARLLEEVARPDVILLHVLPGQRGLEYLSSSPELWERIQNLSAEEEEEGRQLLQRYKERLAGLPSAPELLLRRGDPAETILATAQERKVDLIVMGARGLGPVAQLILGSVSHKVLHLASCPVLIAR; from the coding sequence GTGACAACGGTTGCTACCATGCCCCGGCCGTTGAAAGGGGGGAAATGGGTGTTGCGGGTGCTCGTGGCGGTCGACGGTTCCGAGGGCGCGCGCAAGGCGGTCGACGTCACGGCCCGGTTGCTCGAGGAGGTGGCCCGGCCGGACGTCATCCTGCTCCACGTACTCCCCGGACAGCGGGGCCTGGAGTACCTCAGCTCGTCCCCCGAGCTCTGGGAACGCATCCAGAACCTGTCGGCCGAGGAAGAGGAGGAGGGCCGGCAGCTTCTCCAGCGTTACAAAGAGCGCCTCGCCGGATTGCCTTCCGCTCCCGAACTGCTTCTCCGGCGAGGGGACCCTGCTGAGACCATCCTCGCCACCGCCCAGGAACGCAAGGTCGACCTCATCGTCATGGGTGCCCGGGGCCTGGGCCCGGTCGCTCAACTCATCCTCGGCAGCGTCAGCCACAAGGTACTCCACCTGGCAAGCTGTCCCGTACTCATCGCGCGGTGA